A genomic segment from Actinomadura hallensis encodes:
- a CDS encoding ABC transporter ATP-binding protein, giving the protein MTPPGDGAVELDGLVKRYGTAKAVDGLSLSAARGAVTALLGPNGAGKTTTIEICEGFRRADAGTVRVLGLDPAVDGRALKPRVGVMPQSGGVPATARAGEFLRLVASFHTTPLDPGALLERLGLTDHARTPFRRMSGGQQQRLSLAVAVVGRPELVFLDEPTTGLDPQARHATWELIGELRAAGVSVVLTTHNMEEAERLSDRVVIMDRGRVVAEGSPEELTGAERQLRFRARPGLGLDELIAALPAGSAAKESPAGHYLIEADVRPELLATVTAWCASHGVMTEDLRIERRTLEDVFLELTGRELRP; this is encoded by the coding sequence ATGACACCCCCCGGAGACGGCGCGGTCGAGCTGGACGGGCTCGTCAAGCGCTACGGAACGGCGAAGGCCGTGGACGGCCTGTCGCTCAGCGCCGCCCGGGGCGCCGTCACCGCGCTGCTCGGGCCCAACGGCGCGGGCAAGACCACCACGATAGAGATCTGCGAGGGGTTCCGCCGCGCCGACGCGGGCACCGTCCGCGTCCTCGGCCTCGACCCGGCCGTGGACGGGCGCGCGCTGAAGCCGAGGGTCGGGGTGATGCCCCAGTCCGGGGGCGTGCCCGCGACCGCCCGCGCCGGGGAGTTCCTGAGGCTGGTCGCCTCGTTCCACACGACCCCGCTCGACCCCGGAGCCCTGCTGGAGCGGCTCGGCCTCACCGATCACGCCCGCACCCCGTTCCGCCGCATGTCCGGCGGTCAGCAGCAGCGGCTCTCCCTGGCCGTCGCCGTGGTGGGACGGCCGGAGCTGGTGTTCCTCGACGAGCCCACCACCGGTCTCGACCCGCAGGCGAGGCACGCCACCTGGGAGCTCATCGGCGAGCTGCGGGCGGCCGGGGTGTCGGTGGTCCTCACCACGCACAACATGGAGGAGGCCGAGCGCCTGTCCGACCGCGTCGTCATCATGGACCGCGGCAGGGTCGTCGCCGAGGGCTCGCCCGAGGAGCTGACCGGCGCCGAGCGGCAGCTGCGCTTCCGCGCCCGCCCCGGCCTCGGCCTCGACGAGCTGATCGCGGCGCTGCCCGCCGGGAGCGCCGCCAAGGAGTCGCCCGCCGGGCACTACCTCATCGAGGCCGACGTCCGGCCCGAGCTGCTCGCCACCGTCACCGCCTGGTGCGCCTCGCACGGCGTCATGACCGAGGACCTGCGGATCGAGCGCCGCACCCTGGAGGACGTCTTCCTGGAGCTGACCGGACGGGAGCTGCGGCCGTGA